A window of Magnolia sinica isolate HGM2019 chromosome 13, MsV1, whole genome shotgun sequence genomic DNA:
GGTTCATGGATATATTTTGAAGATGGGTTATGGTTCTTGTGTCTTCGTTGCAAGTAGTTTGGTCGACATGTATGGGAAATGTGGTGTTTTGGAGGACGCGGGGAAGGTTTTTGAAGAAATGCCTGAGAGGAATGCCGTTGTGTGGAATTCGATGATCGTGTGTTACGTCCAGAACGGGTTGAATGAGGAAGCAATGGaagtattttatgatatgagagttGAAGGGGTTGAGCCAACCCGAGTGACTGTTGCAAGCTTCCTTTCTTCATCAGCAAATTTAGAAGCATTGGATGAGGGTAGGCAAGGGCATGCTGTTGCTGTTTTGAATGGACTGGAATTGGATAACATCTTAGGTAGTGCACTAATAAACTTTTATTTGAAGGTTGGTTTGATTGAAGATGCAGAACTTGTTTTTTATAGGATGGTAGAGAGGGATGTGGTGACTTGGAATTTGCTTATTTCAGGCTACATGCGTGATGGGAAAATTGAAAGATCTTTTGATAGGTGCCGGTGGATGAGATCGGATGGTTTGAGATTTGATTCGGTGACTATGGCATCTGTGTTCTCTGCCTGTGCCGAATCAGCCAATTTAGAGATTGGTAGAGAGGGGCACGGTTATAGTGTTAGACACAACCTTGAAACAGACGTGGTTGTTGCAAGTAGCATTATAGATATGTACGCAAAGTGTGAGAGGATCGACGATGCCAGACGGGTCTTTAATGTTACAACGCAGAGAGATCTGGTGCTGTGGAACACCTTAATTGCTGCATATGCACAGCGTGGTCTGAGCGGTGAGGCCCTGAAATTGTTCTATCAGATGCAGTTAGAGGGTGTGCCGCCGAATGTTGTATCATGGAATTCTGTGATCTTGGGATTTATGAGAAACGGACAGGTCAACGAGGCAGAAGATACATTCTCGCAGATGCGATCTACTGGCCTGCAACCTAATTTAATTACGTGGACTACGCTAATATCTGGTTTCGCtcaaaatggatattggtatgagGCGATTTTGGTCTTTCAGCAAATGCAATATGTAGGACTCAGACCGAATACTGTGAGCATTGTTGGGGTGCTCTTGGCGTGCTCAAATCTGGCATCATTACAGTATGGGAAAGCTATTCACGGACATATCAGAAGACGTGGGCTATGTTCATCTCTTTCTGTTGTAACTTCTCTGGTCAGCATGTATTCAAAATGTGGAAGCCTGACTCTAGCTGAGAGGGTATTTGAAATGGCACTAAGCAAGGAGATACCTCTGTATAATGCAATGATCTCTGGGTACGCTTTCCATGGTCAAGCCACACAAGCTCTTGCACTCTTTACTGGTTTGCAAAAGGAAGGAATGGATCCAGATGAGATCACCTTCACGAATGTCTTGTGTGCATGTAGCCATGCTGGGCTAGTGGATGAAGGTTTGAAGTTTTTTTCCGATATGGTCTCATTGTACCACATGAGACCGAGTATGGTGCACTATGGTTGTGTGGTTAGTCTTCTTTCTCGCTTTGGTAATTTGGAAGGAGCCCTTAGCTTTATTTCTGCAATGCCATTTAAACCTGATGCTCGCATATTAGGATCTTTGCTTGCTGCATGCCGAGAACACAATGAGATTGAACTAGGTGAGTATTTGTCGCGTCATCTCTTCGAATTGGAACCTGACAACTTGGGAAATTATGTGACACTTTCGAACACGTATGCAGCCGCTGGAAGGTGGAAAGAGGTCTCGGAAATTCGGGATGTAATGAAAGAGAAGGGTCTGAGAAAGAATCCTGGATGCAGCTGGATTCAAATTGGAAGAGAAATCCATACATTCGTTGCAGGTGATAGATTGCAGCCACAAACAGACATGATTTACGATATGTTGGCATTATTGGAAATGGAAATGagattcttgggttatgctcctATGGTCCAAAGCACTGAGCAAAGTAATGTCTGGCAAGAAATTGCTTGTTCTTAGGCGAGAAACATCAACTGAGTAGTGTAATCAATGAGGAGAGAGCTTCTTGATGCTAGCATTTCAACAATCTGAGTAGCCATCAGAGCCATTCAATATTGCGGCTGTAGCAACAACAGCAACACATTATTACCTTTCAACATTTTGACTTACCAGTTGCTGAGGAGTTCAAGTGATGCCAGGATTTTCGCCATGCTGTTGAAGTGGGGAGTTGCTAATTAGGGCCCTGATGCATGCATTGCAGGTGGGTTTCATGATTTtgtcatccagaccattgatctgacaggcCCCACTATATATGGGGGGATTCCCCCCCAAaccaacaaaataaataaataaataaagacagGGAATTGCTAATCTTTGGGCTCTTTTCCAGTGCAGTGCTGTGTTTTCTTAACCAATTTTGGAGGTATCCACCATCCAATGGGGCCTATCAGATCTACAGTATGGATCATTAAGCCAAGCTCATTTTTACAGTATGGGGGAACTATTCTGCATCTCTTGATGCATCACCATTCGAGATTCCTCACCAGAGGTATGTGACTCCAATGGCCTGCAGGGTGGAGTACTTAGAGCCCCATGAAGTGTGTGGATAAACACCATCAAAAAATATGTACAGTGTGAATTGTTGCTGCAATAAGCTGGAAGCCCAAGATTAGCGCTGCGTatgcttgaagaaggtgaattgaaTCCGACAAACCCAGCTGAAAATCTAAACGCACCTTTCATTAGCATCCAACTGTCCTGACATTCATTCCAATACCAGAACATCCACTGTAAGTACGTTTGACTGATGCAAGTTTATAATGCTTTGTGAATTAATGATTTATATTATGCACTAGGCATCCTTTATAACTAGGAATTATTTCTATGTTTATGAAATCAGTGATATTGATCAAACCTTCTACAGGTATATGACCCTTCAATTTTCCAATAAAATCATGTGTCTCACAAGTGGCTATTTCATCCCCATTGAGCAATGAGATCTATTCTACCCAGAGATTGGGTGTGTTCATTGATGGTAGAGAAACCTAGTGATGAATTTATGCAtactttctctttcttcctgCCGAGCCACAAAACTAGCCATTCTAATCCCAAAGTACTTGGTAATGACAATTTCTGCATGAAACCGACCTCTTCTCAAAGCTTTTGCAacaagatttattattattattattattgttgttgttgttgttgttgttgatgcagttttctggcAGGCCCTCCGCAACGCACCTTCCTGAACCTGCACAGGCAAAGTTGAGAGACGAAGGAGGCCCTAGCTTGtacaggggactctccgatgcctaagtcaagcttGAGGTCTTTGAAGTGGGGTAGGATCTCCAGAAAAGAGACCAGTCGAGTATTAGGGTTTTTTGTGAACGTACCTCAAACGGTGGGAGATATCTATACATTTATAGGAGAGAGAGGATCCCGTAGTATGGGGATTCTTTCCTGATACCTTGGAGATCTGCTACCATCCATGATCTTCCCGAGATTGTAGGTTCTCGCGATTATCAGGATTTGATATTATCTTCCGAAGATCTTGGAAGAGATCTTTGAGACTTAGGAAGATTCTTTGGATTCGTAGTTTGGCTTTAAGTCGAATTTCAAGGTGGGTGCTGAGTTGAAAACGACTGATGCTGACCTGATCGATAGATCAACATTTATCATTTTTGATTGTTAGTCGAGCTGGAAGGTTCATGTTCCCTTCATCTCGGTGTTGGGACCTTTTGACCTTGTCAGGGGTACCGTCGATCTATGATCGTGTTATGACCAACTTATGGCCGATCTATGACTGAATATAGCCGATCTGTGACCAATCTATGGCCAGTCTGTGACTGATTTGTAAATTAGGTTGGTATTCAGCCACTTGTGTGAGCTTGTAAGCTCTTTCAGTGTCCTTACATCAATATTAACCTCTTTGAAGGTTGTTTTGTTTTCTAGACGTAGAAGCCTTACCAGGCTTCGGGTTTTCATGGGCCCGTGCTagtttagtagagttggtccattccataggcCGTCTTATGGACTTgtagatttttccccaacagtgagccccccTTGCTTTTTGAATCGATCTACGTAGGTTTGGAAAGTAAGTCTGGCCTTGTTTAGGTCGGGTGATGCATAAACTAGGTCGAGTCACGTTATCATTAATGCCAGGTATGGCGGCCAGCACGGTAGTCGAAGCATTGTCAGTCCGTAATCATGACGTGCCATTTTGTGGCTTGAGGTCACGTGGGGCGTCAAGCCATCTCTTCGATGGAGGATCGTTGGGGTTGTGACACGTGGTGTCGTCCTCAATATTGGGGTTGAGTGTCGCGTGGGGTCGCGACACATGTTGAATCGGGGCAGTCGGAGGGACGTCGTACGACGTGACATTGATGAGCGCCTTAGATGGCTGCCACATGGCCCGActatataagggaagccctaacccttGAAGCTCATCTCTTCCGCATTTCCTtctctcatttctttttcttttctgtcGGGCGATTTCCGGCGACCATTGTTCCTCGCAATCTAACCGGAGTCCTATCCATTGTTTTTGGTGAGCCTCCTCCCcctccttttgtttttttgttgagAACTGTCATGTCCAGCTGTATGAGCTCGCGGGAGAGGGTTTCCGGTGGCGACAGTGGGGCGAGCAGTTGCCTCAGGGTGATGTCAAACCCACCTTTGCCGTTGGTAATGATGGCGGACACTGCTTTTCGATAGTCGGCATCGAGGAGGGCGATGGAATACTCTCCGGCACAGAGGCCATCGCTCGTTGCTAGGGCATTGGATCTATCCCCTCAGCGTGGGCTGGTTGTGCCTAGGCCCAGGGGAACAGACTTGTCTCCGGTAAAGGGGCAAGTTGCTGAGGCACGCGATGTGCCTGGCGAGGTTGATTCCGAGAGGCCTAAAGGCGAAGATGGTCTGAGGGGATCGGTGCCTTCGTCCTTAATGGAGGATGAGGTAGCCTGGATCAGGCTTGGATATCACATTCTCGAGTTGTGATCATCTTACTTCCATTGTCAGACGAGCTCCCGAACTGACCTCCTGAAGGGGCTGTTGCGATTTTTCAAGTTCCTCTCTAATGCGGCTTGTGGCTCCCTTTACAGGGAATAATCAGGCGCTTGCTAGGTCGTCTTGGCTCAGCTCAAGGGTAGATGACCTCGAACGGGTGGAGGGATTTGTTCGGCTACACAGTTTTGTGGGCTGAGCTAAAGCAGCCCGAACTGTCAGTGGAAGAGTTCCTCCACATATATCAAGTGAAGGCGAATAGCAAACAGCCCGGCTGGTACTACTTCTCCAAATAGCGGAATATCGGTGGGGCTCTTATAACTGACCCTATGTCCTCCaataaaaattagagggataaatGGTTTTGGGCCTCTGGGTGTTGGGAGATGGCCAAGGGAGAGTCGACCCAGCCGCTCGTTCCTCGAGGTTTCTCTGAGCCAGGTCTGTGTTGTAACGGTTGTTCGCCTTTTATTGATCGCCTTTTACTGTCGTCTGATCTTGTTTATGTGCCTCTTTTCGCAGCTATACCCAAATATCAACCTTTGCTCGATAACGGGTCGTTAGCTTGAATTAGGGATCTGCGGGCCCTCGACGAGGACAAACGATCTTGGAAGTCCTTCTCCAACCCGAGCGACTCCTCCAGGCGGGCTTAAATTCGGCTCTCACAGGTATGACCTTGGCTAAGATCTCCGGCCGAGCTTCACAACTTGGGAGGATTTTCTTTGTTTGAAGATTTCTTCTGACACGCTCGCACCTGTTCAAAGATGCCTGAAGCCCAACCCTTCATCCGCCCTCTCTCCAAGGTCCGTGTGCCTCCTTGAGACGAGGTGGCGGCCCTAAAGAAGAAGAGACAGAAGACCTCCTCGAAATCTAAGGGGAAGGTCGCTCCCTCTTGCCCGGTCATCATCGAGGATGAGGGAGAGGGCATGGAGGTGGAGACCTCCTATCGGCTAGGACGGTCATCCTTGACTGCCCTGCTTCTGTTGAGGCTCAAGGAGTTGCCGAGCTTGTTGCTGAGGCTCACCCTTTTGAGGGGGCGGAAGGTGGGGAGAGGCGATGGAGTCGAGCAAAAGGTGGAGGAGATCCTCCCTTGGGTGGATCGCCATATGTCTGACGCGGAGTATGTCAATGTGTTTGACTCTTTGACAGAGACGACCCTCGTACACGTGACGACCACCCTTCTCGAGGTAAGTATTTCGTCCGAAGTAGATTCTGTCTTTTAGATTGCTCGTACTCATCTTTTTCCTTTCCTCTACAGTTCGCTCCGTGTGTGTTAAAGGCGCGCCGATTTCGCTTGGATGCGTGGTCGGGTGGAGGGAGCCGAGTAAAAGGTGGCTCAGCTGGATGTCGAGCTTGAGACTGCGAAGACGGCTCTTGAAGCATCTTTTGCTAAGAAGGTTGCGATGGTGATACAACTGGAGGAGGCGCAGCATGTGCACGATAAGTGCTGTGCTCGACTCACCGAAACCGAGGCAAAGCTGGAGAAGCTGAAGGTAGAGACCAAGGCCATAATCGCCATGACTCGAAGGGAGGACGTTCAAGAGTTTGTGTCATCCAAGGCCATACTGACACGTaatgcttcaccaggatgagggacaatggcttcacGCCTCCTCAGAAGAATAACCATTAGATGCATCAGCTATCTCGGCTCCCCCTCTATGATCAGCCCTGCCTGCACAACCATCTTACCGGCCACCCGCATCTCGATTTAGgctgcctcaacgacctatggcaccgCAACCAAACCGTTCTCAACAAGTTcaggtgcactcacttgcagctgaggcttTCGAGATAACAACCGCAGCGCCATTGGCTTTTGAATCATGACACACATCCAAGGTATACCTGCGTTTCTGTTGgtagacaccgggtccactatctcgatCATATCATgcacagcagtcaagcgactagtgttgaaAACTACTCTTACggttggggtgagactccttaccgccacagggaccttctcaaaCTCCACCAAGACTTGTAgaggttgctcgatagacttagggaacAGAATAGTGCTCGTTGACCTAATGGTTGTCCCATTATATCATTATGAcgtcattcttggtatggattgactcactgaGATGAAGacagagatcgattgcgatactagattggtgacagcccatggatttgaaggcatgacctttactttcccagttcaggtcagttggtgcCATCGCGTTAGTTATTACGCTTCCTtgttagagaatgttgatggtccgacattTGGAAACACGCCAGTAGTTCAAGATTTCGCGGACGTATTTagaaagatacctggactacctcctcagcgcgagatcgattttaccattgatctagtgcatGGTGTGACACCTATATCCCTACCGACATATCGTATGCcttcatgtgagatggaggaactgaggagacagatcaatAATCtcttggatgcaggcttcatacgactgagtgtatctccttagggagcacctgtgttgtttgtgaagaatgatggatcgctgcgattgtgtattgattatcgcaggttgaatcaagtgacagtgaagaacaagtatccgttgtttaggatagatgacttgttcaatcagttgaaaggggcacagtacttCATTAAGAtcaacttacagtcagggtatcactagttgcgcgtcagggatgaggacgtgtagaaaacAGCGTTTaggaccagctttgggcactacgagttccttgtgatgtcatttggactcacaaacacaccagccgtgttcatggaccttatgaatagggtgtttcggccctATCTGTAccaattcgtcatcgtatttatagatgacatactgatatactccaagagtcggaaggATCACGAGGAGTACCTGCGAACAATCTTTGACATGCTCAGGTAGAACCAGTTGTatgctcagtacaagaagtgtgacttctagaaagaaaaagttaagttcctaggacatatggtgtccaaggaaggaataactatggaccttgctaaggtaaccGCAGTTCATGACtgagagcagcccggttcggttactgaagtgaggagctttTTTGGCTtagcaggttactatcgtcgattcattagggacttttccaagataaccagaccattgtctcagctcactcggaaggatctcaagtttgcctagaatgagaaggcggaagcagcctttcagaaactgaaggacaagttgacgtccgcacccgtgctaatttgccaaagcaaggggccagatataccatatacaccgatgcctctcgtattggtttgagttgtgttcttatgtagaaggacagagtgattgcctatacatcgagacaattgaggaaacacgaagagaactaccctacgcatgacttggagttggcGGCCGTTATCTGTGCATTAAAGCtatagagacattacctctacggagaggagttcgagctcttttgggaCCACAAGAGCTTCATATACATATTCACAtaaagagacttgaatatgaggcagcggcgattgatggaaactttgaaagacttcaagtttgaggtctcttaccatcctagcaaggccaaccttgtggtagacacgttgagccaaaagaagacgatagcatttgcagtTCCATTGATGATAGGGGAATGGAATattgtagaatttgtgcgagattttgagcagaggcttatagtagaggagttgttcgagagcatcgcatatattcatgtgcagccacttatcgacaaccgaatcattgtggctcagagggaagatgaagggttggtagagttgaggaagcgagctagtgacgatgaagactctaaatagagagttggttcggatgggggtttatgttatcgTGGTCGCCTATGCGTCcgaaatcttcatgacttgagaaggaaaattctcgaagctactcacaattcgaagatggcgatgcatcctggtagtacaaagatgtatcgagatatgaagcgctcgtactggtgggacacatgaaggcccacatagcagagtatgtgtcctgttgtctcacgtgccagtaggtcaaggccgagcatcgcagacctcttggtttacttcagcccatgcctatagctgaatggaaatgggatttcatctctatggatttcatttcagggttgccgaagacgaggaaaggacatgactccatttgggtgattgtggaccggttgatgaaatcggctcatttcctctcgattagagtctcaaacttagTAGGTGATTTAGCAaggctgtacattaaggagatagtacgtctgcatggagtgcctatggagattgagTTAGAtcagacacgcgattcacatctatcttctggactcgcattcaggaagcaatggatatgaaactgaagttcagtaccacgttccacccacagatggatggacagaaggaacaggtgaatcaggtgttagaagatatgttgcgggcatgtgtgcttgatttcaaagacagttgggatgactgtcttccctatgctgagttcgcttataacaacagcttccaagtgaccattggcatggcccccATGAGTAGAGCAAAcaaaagagctacgccgatatgagacggcgaccgctagagtttgaggttggggaccatatgTTTCTTAAgattttccccatgaagggagtccttcgatttggcaagaaggggaaactcatgCCACCATTTATTGGTccgttccagattttagaccgaaTGGGTGTGGTAacgtaccgccttactttgcccacaccacttgcaggcgtgAACACCGTATTTcacatatcgatgctgaagaaatatgttcctgttCCGTCCAACATTATCAAATGagagcaagtacagttgagtgaagatgctacttatgtactgcgaccaacgcgtatcctagataggaaagaACAGGTGTtagtaaagttatcccgcttgtgaaggtactgtggacacaccatactgaggaagaggctacttgggaaacagaagccgaggtctgtaagaactaccctcagattctcgagtacgaaaaggtactgaTTTCAAGggtaaaatttttctttaaggggggtggattgtaacatttcagaaaaatccgtataaagacccaaatatcaccttaggcagaaatcactaaggatcgaattctttagaaattaaacgaaaattaGTTAGTACTAAGTTAAATTAATTGGgaaattatcttgaaccactatctatacgaaccacaagacccaaaactaatagaatcgccaacccaacattacct
This region includes:
- the LOC131223303 gene encoding pentatricopeptide repeat-containing protein At5g55740, chloroplastic isoform X2; this translates as MASLSLPPTPNSSLSPFKSSQTPKSLHFHTPHLTKLHQSHGKRPKSPSTLYFHYISSLCKQGLLQPAFSVLTEMQSQDLPIGPEIYGEILQGCVYERALPPGQQIHAQLLKKGTFFSRNEYIETKVLIFYAKCDPDVAAAVSLFGKLRRRNVFAWAALIGMYCRAGWNEKALLGYCEMQENGFFPDNFIVPNALKACSAIGAIGFGKGVHGYILKMGYGSCVFVASSLVDMYGKCGVLEDAGKVFEEMPERNAVVWNSMIVCYVQNGLNEEAMEVFYDMRVEGVEPTRVTVASFLSSSANLEALDEGRQGHAVAVLNGLELDNILGSALINFYLKVGLIEDAELVFYRMVERDVVTWNLLISGYMRDGKIERSFDRCRWMRSDGLRFDSVTMASVFSACAESANLEIGREGHGYSVRHNLETDVVVASSIIDMYAKCERIDDARRVFNVTTQRDLVLWNTLIAAYAQRGLSGEALKLFYQMQLEGVPPNVVSWNSVILGFMRNGQVNEAEDTFSQMRSTGLQPNLITWTTLISGFAQNGYWYEAILVFQQMQYVGLRPNTVSIVGVLLACSNLASLQYGKAIHGHIRRRGLCSSLSVVTSLVSMYSKCGSLTLAERVFEMALSKEIPLYNAMISGYAFHGQATQALALFTGLQKEGMDPDEITFTNVLCACSHAGLVDEGLKFFSDMVSLYHMRPSMVHYGCVVSLLSRFGNLEGALSFISAMPFKPDARILGSLLAACREHNEIELAAGRWKEVSEIRDVMKEKGLRKNPGCSWIQIGREIHTFVAGDRLQPQTDMIYDMLALLEMEMRFLGYAPMVQSTEQSNVWQEIACS
- the LOC131223303 gene encoding pentatricopeptide repeat-containing protein At5g55740, chloroplastic isoform X1, with the protein product MASLSLPPTPNSSLSPFKSSQTPKSLHFHTPHLTKLHQSHGKRPKSPSTLYFHYISSLCKQGLLQPAFSVLTEMQSQDLPIGPEIYGEILQGCVYERALPPGQQIHAQLLKKGTFFSRNEYIETKVLIFYAKCDPDVAAAVSLFGKLRRRNVFAWAALIGMYCRAGWNEKALLGYCEMQENGFFPDNFIVPNALKACSAIGAIGFGKGVHGYILKMGYGSCVFVASSLVDMYGKCGVLEDAGKVFEEMPERNAVVWNSMIVCYVQNGLNEEAMEVFYDMRVEGVEPTRVTVASFLSSSANLEALDEGRQGHAVAVLNGLELDNILGSALINFYLKVGLIEDAELVFYRMVERDVVTWNLLISGYMRDGKIERSFDRCRWMRSDGLRFDSVTMASVFSACAESANLEIGREGHGYSVRHNLETDVVVASSIIDMYAKCERIDDARRVFNVTTQRDLVLWNTLIAAYAQRGLSGEALKLFYQMQLEGVPPNVVSWNSVILGFMRNGQVNEAEDTFSQMRSTGLQPNLITWTTLISGFAQNGYWYEAILVFQQMQYVGLRPNTVSIVGVLLACSNLASLQYGKAIHGHIRRRGLCSSLSVVTSLVSMYSKCGSLTLAERVFEMALSKEIPLYNAMISGYAFHGQATQALALFTGLQKEGMDPDEITFTNVLCACSHAGLVDEGLKFFSDMVSLYHMRPSMVHYGCVVSLLSRFGNLEGALSFISAMPFKPDARILGSLLAACREHNEIELGEYLSRHLFELEPDNLGNYVTLSNTYAAAGRWKEVSEIRDVMKEKGLRKNPGCSWIQIGREIHTFVAGDRLQPQTDMIYDMLALLEMEMRFLGYAPMVQSTEQSNVWQEIACS